The Lycium ferocissimum isolate CSIRO_LF1 chromosome 10, AGI_CSIRO_Lferr_CH_V1, whole genome shotgun sequence genome window below encodes:
- the LOC132033185 gene encoding bZIP transcription factor 11-like, translating to MMATSSGNSSGSTQIQNSGSEEDLQVLMVVDERKRKRMQSNRESARRSRMRKQKHLDDLLAQVTQLKKENNNILNSINMTTAQYANVEADNSVLRAQMMELSQRLQSLNEILSYINSNNTNNNVNNNINGVFDDFQICSETLMNNSWNMMYVNQPIMANADMLYQY from the coding sequence ATGATGGCTACTTCTAGTGGAAATTCATCAGGTTCAACACAGATTCAGAACTCGGGTTCTGAAGAAGATTTGCAGGTTTTAATGGTGgttgatgaaaggaaaagaaagagaatgcAATCGAATCGAGAATCAGCAAGGAGATCAAGAATGAGAAAACAGAAACATCTTGATGATTTATTAGCCCAAGtgacacaactcaagaaggaaaACAACAACATCCTTAACAGCATCAACATGACAACAGCACAGTACGCTAATGTTGAGGCAGATAATTCTGTTTTAAGGGCTCAAATGATGGAGTTAAGTCAAAGGTTGCAATCTCTTAATGAAATCCTCAGTTacatcaattccaacaacaccaacaacaacgttaataataatattaatggaGTGTTCGATGATTTTCAGATTTGTTCTGAGACTTTGATGAACAATTCATGGAACATGATGTATGTCAACCAGCCAATTATGGCTAATGCTGATATGCTCTATcagtattga